Proteins co-encoded in one Theileria equi strain WA chromosome 3, complete sequence genomic window:
- a CDS encoding signal peptide-containing protein (encoded by transcript BEWA_003930A) — protein MRSLSTIFSLILALSIPLRTVGAKSLVKPLFTSLANREIPDGELEYDYMTKDRGLVHDGEKGTKSQSTQTGEGGDGENGEEGKDERSEEEEEKKGENENEETTTEKATEGTEDIKKNMDDVPLATMQAPSSTVKNKTDSSVHRGDTSTFVTNNFYNPAEKEHGELTAGAQLQYEYLWKRIYDIDSKLLNLAPIHVDKTKDPLQRKGLTITFDPESNPDQHTVNIDDSIVE, from the coding sequence ATGCGTTCACTTTCGACCATTTTTAGCTTAATCTTGGCCCTCTCCATCCCGCTTCGGACTGTGGGAGCCAAGTCCCTGGTCAAACCGCTCTTTACCAGCCTCGCAAACAGGGAGATCCCAGACGGAGAACTCGAGTACGACTACATGACCAAGGACCGGGGACTCGTGCATGATGGAGAGAAAGGGACCAAGTCACAAAGTACACAGACTGGTGAAGGTGGTGACGGTGAAAATGGAGAGGAGGGCAAAGATGAAAGGagtgaagaggaagaagaaaaaaaaggggagaatgaaaatgagGAGACGACAACGGAAAAGGCAACAGAGGGAACCGAAGACATTAAAAAGAACATGGACGATGTCCCGCTGGCAACGATGCAAGCGCCGTCCTCAACTGTCAAGAATAAAACTGACTCTTCAGTACATCGGGGTGACACCTCCACCTTTGTCACAAACAATTTCTACAACCCCGCCGAAAAGGAGCATGGAGAGCTCACCGCCGGAGCTCAACTCCAGTATGAATACCTATGGAAGAGGATATACGATATCGACTCCAAACTGCTGAATCTAGCGCCCATACATGTGGACAAGACAAAGGACCCCCTTCAGCGCAAGGGACTCACCATTACCTTTGACCCAGAAAGCAACCCGGATCAACACACCGTGAATATAGATGATTCTATTGTGGAATAG
- a CDS encoding signal peptide-containing protein (encoded by transcript BEWA_003920A) → MLSAKLVFASLFAFVASAFAAELNLKTLKGTGHNDLGLQLGWFKPLVGKELQKVRCGAHELWSTTEKEHELLVLSKCKEAAHFFFLRYLQIAGEEAAAQDSNAPNLMQ, encoded by the coding sequence ATGCTTTCTGCTAAACTCGTATTCGCTTCTCTATTTGCATTTGTGGCCTCAGCCTTTGCCGCTGAACTTAACTTGAAGACTCTCAAGGGAACTGGTCATAATGATCTTGGTTTGCAACTTGGCTGGTTCAAGCCATTGGTTGGCAAGGAACTCCAAAAGGTTCGCTGCGGTGCTCATGAACTCTGGAGCACAACCGAGAAGGAACACGAACTTCTTGTTCTCTCCAAGTGCAAGGAGGCCGCTcacttcttcttcctccgtTACCTCCAAATAGCTGGAGAGGAGGCCGCCGCTCAAGATAGCAATGCTCCAAATCTCATGCAGTAA
- a CDS encoding hypothetical protein (encoded by transcript BEWA_003940A), which yields MDDTFTKWLNEVCNKAKVTAESVFNVLSDGSKRMNRIRNVKYAKQLEEGLMETSQYSFLIQECILFWSEHMGSYTSDEVEASSSPSSANSSPREPETKYIDVDANGKQIRTLNFKQVLIRSSAIENLTRTIIKSGSGLGAIEDVALATARTDGTSSAHKSVEESLDKPQEETEKRPDDLEPKDLYHGLDDDDEIIIPTIGKRDSESSFGDSVIQGDSIFLVDPCDSKSSCSNSSSYSLGQTDSLGLKYYIDEYADSVEPDGLPDASIEEDQATGVDGTAISNSNNVYIKGLQKIFSHCLIGPSELHNDLIAAILTLKPVDDTHPELLIQLVSTLKIHWMDDFLVQERERIKMEIKNIEKNEQSLEAIRQTVLLYKLALKNVQEYDTHSVESQSEVFEKLALLRKMLNMSEQTCLSNIGTRANSMGVYTTDGEAIWPKTSIQPDEPADFDPEDKLNKYESTLMDERMLNRLIVESRDKMLFLEEDIKMLNERKERLVAEVSQIDEEIAMKMEMLNIKLKEVETAQIELSAFSPAKINVNITDGASTHNTEDRSDSIGPTLSTERSKVSLSNADAHDQMYRGFYRDVKMIEKYASTSKEFIGSLYSSIHADFEEKHSSLMEQATKVVTREAELERERLKTEVENAKSIMGQIQDIKGKMSRHSKSSAKHTTEDASLDAKMRSQIYADLKSVLMNDLKESFIKVEQVWSDFVDFYSDNKEFFGTNVALYTEMKELYDQAKKGFSSFL from the coding sequence ATGGACGACACATTCACCAAGTGGCTCAATGAGGTCTGCAACAAGGCCAAGGTTACCGCCGAGAGCGTCTTCAACGTCCTCTCCGACGGCTCCAAGCGGATGAATCGAATCAGGAACGTAAAGTACGCCAAACAGCTCGAAGAAGGCCTCATGGAGACGTCGCAGTACTCGTTCCTCATCCAGGAGTGCATCCTCTTTTGGAGCGAACACATGGGCAGCTACACGAGCGACGAGGTGGAGGCCAGTAGTTCGCCATCTAGCGCCAATTCGTCTCCGCGGGAGCCAGAAACAAAGTACATTGACGTGGATGCCAACGGAAAACAGATCCGCACCCTAAACTTTAAGCAGGTGCTCATTAGGTCAAGCGCAATTGAGAATTTAACAAGGACCATTATAAAGTCTGGAAGCGGTCTGGGAGCCATAGAGGATGTTGCTCTAGCAACTGCGAGAACGGATGGTACATCAAGTGCCCATAAAAGTGTAGAGGAGTCCCTAGACAAGCCACAAGAAGAAACGGAAAAGCGACCAGACGACTTGGAACCAAAAGATCTCTACCACGGGCTAGATGATGACGACGAAATCATCATTCCCACCATTGGCAAGAGAGACTCTGAATCAAGTTTTGGGGATAGCGTCATTCAGGGCGACTCCATATTCCTGGTTGACCCCTGCGATTCAAAATCCTCCTGCTCCAACTCCTCCAGCTATTCCCTGGGACAGACGGATTCACTCGGTCTCAAGTACTATATTGATGAATATGCAGACAGTGTAGAGCCCGATGGTTTACCGGATGCCTCTATCGAGGAAGATCAAGCTACTGGAGTAGATGGCACTGCCATCTCCAATAGCAATAATGTGTACATCAAGGGGCTccaaaaaatcttttccCACTGTCTAATTGGACCAAGTGAGCTTCACAATGACCTCATTGCTGCAATACTAACTTTGAAACCTGTCGACGACACCCACCCGGAGCTGTTAATCCAGCTGGTATCCACACTCAAGATACACTGGATGGACGACTTTTTGGTACAGGAAAGAGAGAggataaagatggagattaAGAACATTGAGAAAAATGAGCAAAGTCTGGAGGCGATTCGTCAAACCGTTTTGCTCTACAAGCTTGCGCTAAAAAATGTTCAAGAGTATGACACGCACTCTGTGGAAAGCCAGTCGGAAGTATTTGAAAAGCTGGCACTTTTGCGTAAAATGCTAAACATGTCTGAACAAACATGTCTCTCAAATATAGGCACAAGGGCTAATAGCATGGGTGTGTACACTACAGATGGAGAAGCTATTTGGCCAAAAACATCGATACAACCTGATGAACCTGCCGATTTTGATCCAGAAGACAAGTTGAATAAATATGAAAGTACGCTCATGGATGAAAGAATGTTAAATAGGCTCATTGTAGAATCCAGAGATAAGATGCTCTTTTTAGAAGAGGacattaaaatgttaaatGAACGCAAAGAACGTCTTGTTGCTGAAGTATCGCaaattgatgaagaaatcgcaatgaaaatggaaatgttaAACATCAAGTTGAAGGAGGTGGAAACTGCTCAAATTGAACTTTCCGCCTTTTCTCCGGCTAAAATTAATGTAAACATTACAGACGGAGCATCGACACATAATACAGAGGATAGGAGCGATTCAATAGGTCCTACTCTCTCAACTGAGCGTTCAAAAGTGTCATTATCCAATGCAGATGCTCATGATCAAATGTACCGAGGCTTTTACAGAGATGTAAAAATGAttgaaaaatatgcaaGCACATCAAAGGAATTTATAGGCTCCCTCTACTCTTCAATTCACGCCGATTTTGAGGAAAAACATTCATCTCTAATGGAACAAGCCACCAAAGTTGTCACAAGGGAAGCTGAGCTTGAAAGGGAGCGACTAAAGACCGAAGTTGAGAATGCAAAGTCAATAATGGGACAAATTCAAGATATAAAGGGGAAAATGAGTCGTCACTCAAAGTCTAGTGCAAAACACACCACGGAGGATGCCTCTCTAGACGCCAAGATGAGGAGCCAGATTTATGCAGATTTAAAGAGTGTCCTTATGAATGACCTCAAGGAGTCGTTTATAAAGGTAGAGCAAGTTTGGTCCGATTTTGTCGATTTCTATTCGGATAATAAGGAATTTTTCGGTACAAATGTTGCCCTTTATACAGAAATGAAGGAATTGTACGACCAAGCCAAGAAGGGGTTCTCGTCGTTTTTGTAG
- a CDS encoding signal peptide-containing protein (encoded by transcript BEWA_003950A) — MKISALFFLVSIIGISSCHGWNCLGESSTENADDETDDKRFDVSKPDTSKAPLNAKGQCERGYKPKNQNIKQIVDGGIPVWTAKDEEYCSYIVIHSPDKNTGPDSIVISLNGDRNNTKKYYKDAGNWREVIKPEGSSTGTSKPDDKGNESDGKDGKNDRH; from the coding sequence atgaaaatTTCCGCCTTGTTTTTCTTGGTTTCTATCATTGGAATTTCTAGTTGCCATGGTTGGAATTGTTTGGGTGAAAGTAGCACTGAAAATGCGGATGATGAAACGGACGACAAGAGGTTTGATGTATCAAAACCAGACACTTCAAAGGCACCATTAAATGCAAAAGGCCAATGTGAACGTGGATACAAACCGAAGaatcaaaatatcaaaCAAATTGTTGATGGAGGTATTCCCGTATGGACTGCAAAAGACGAAGAATATTGCTCATATATTGTAATACATTCACCAGATAAGAATACCGGACCAGATAGCATTGTCATATCCTTGAATGGAGATAGGAATAACACAAAGAAATACTACAAGGACGCCGGAAACTGGAGAGAAGTAATTAAACCGGAAGGTAGCTCAACCGGTACTTCTAAACCGGATGATAAAGGAAACGAGTCCGACGGTAAGGATGGGAAAAACGATCGACATTAA
- a CDS encoding hypothetical protein (encoded by transcript BEWA_003960A): MGDQRLQKGAMFMAGLTLLQSLRVALTGAKFALDRFKIPQQHASSFINMVHNPMELATFTGMGIMTSLSFIPDLKDSFKWFAIFTNIALCCSFILLLIAFTSGGSLGDLTFYYWTIVLVSFIYGLNVAAVMNVGSANAAFFNVGIPLSGIQVCIYYFIFTKLAEWCNWSNVSYWIIFWQLIIAIIISAVSAAIWIYAYRPDVANGSPSAVPQDLGEYTALSPILMGMVGMGAIYAFYPAIAPYKLTDVGTGYHIDLVVLFMSAVPGILIAALCLRGKGPDKNWRTNNAPWWHAAWFLAFPHLTAMVLCLVTLHYPSSGMANSIKSSGLKVGAITITLKFCEEGLKAVSYAGAGKQDGGAISSFNAFTSQGLMIILAFTGDGYLKTYSKYENDRSKWPTKNFGFWRSISYWAGNGAYVACKSVKSSFTTNVRCKVLGKSEALLIVYADQEF; encoded by the exons ATGGGAGATCAGAGGCTTCAGAAaggcgccatgtttatggcagggctgactctgttgcagtctctccgtgtggcgttaactggagcaaagtttgcacttgacagatttaaaattcctcaacaacatgccagttcgttcattaacatggtccataatcctatggaactggcaacgtttactgggATGGGTATTATGACCAGTCTGTCATTTATACCCGATCTTAAGGACTCTTTCAAATGGTTCGCCATATTTACTAACATAGCACTGTGTTGTTCCTTCattctactcctcatcGCATTTACGTCTGGAGGCTCGTTAGGTGATTTAACGTTCTATTACTGGACTATCGTCCTAGTCTCATTTATTTACGGACTGAATGTGGCAGCTGTAATGAATGTTGGAAGTGCAAATGCCGCCTTTTTCAATGTAGGAATTCCTCTCTCTGGTATCCAAGTTTGCATTTACTACTTTATCTTTACGAAGCTTGCTGAGTGGTGTAACTGGTCAAACGTTAGCTACTGGATCATATTTTGGCAGCTTATCATAGCAATAATTATATCAGCAGTCTCAGCTGCTATCTGGATTTATGCCTATAGACCAGATGTTGCTAATGGTTCTCCTTCTGCTGTCCCTCAAGATTTAGGCGAATATACTGCTTTGTCTCCGATTCTCATGGGAATGGTAGGTATGGGTGCTATATATGCCTTCTACCCGGCCATTGCTCCTTACAAATTGACTGACGTTGGTACTGGCTACCATATTGATCttgttgttttattcatGAGCGCTGTTCCTGGTATTTTAATTGCAGCTTTATGCCTACGTGGAAAAGGTCCAGACAAAAATTGGAGGACTAATAATGCTCCATGGTGGCATGCTGCTTGGTTCTTGGCATTTCCACATCTTACTGCTATGGTCTTATGCTTGGTTACACTTCATTACCCTAGTAGTGGAATGGCGAATTCTATAAAGAGCAGTGGTTTAAAGGTTGGAGCTATTACCATTACGCTAAAGTTCTGTGAGGAAGGACTAAAAGCGGTTTCATATGCTGGAGCCGGTAAGCAA GATGGAGGTGCTatctcctcttttaatGCGTTCAcatcccaaggtttaatgatcatcttggcttttactggagacggtTACCTAAAGACttactccaagtatgagaatgatcggagtaaatggcctactaaGAATTTTGGCTTCTGGAGGTCCATCTCTTACTGGGCAGGGAATGGAGCATATGTAGCATGCAAGAGTGTTAAGTCCTCCTTTACCACTAATGTCAgatgcaaagttttgggtaaatcagaggctTTACTCATCGTCTATGCAGATCAGGAATTTTAG